The Gossypium hirsutum isolate 1008001.06 chromosome D03, Gossypium_hirsutum_v2.1, whole genome shotgun sequence genomic interval tttttatgtacctTTCAATTGAAGCATAGGTGATGAAGATGAAACTAAACATTAATGAAAACATGAGAAATTTGGAAGCGAGTGTCAATTTTGTTTTTTGCttcaatcaagtttttttttcttcaatcaagCATGAGaaacttttgtttattttttggattttgtaaaatagggaagaaaatcTTGTAAAAAGATGATGATTTCTGGTTTCGTCTCGAAAGTTTGAACTTTTAGAAATTTTGTAcctataacttttatttttaaaacatgttaatataatttttaatatttttaataatttatttttattttaaagattttttaattttttagaattatggttaagaaatttttaaaaaaattaaatatgatattttaggtatcaaattagtaattaaccatttaaattaaCATTCCACATCGTCATTTAACAGAAAAAAATTAACGGGTTATTTTATCCATTTTTCTAATAGAGAAACCAAAATGCAATTTGCTCCTAAATACAGAGACTTCCCCGATACTTTTGCCAAACTCTACGAGTTGGATTTTGGAAAGGGTTTTTTTCTCGTGTAGTAAGTATTCATTGTTATTCTAATTCTTTTTCTGCTTGTATAGCTACTCTATAGGGGAGTTCAAACTTCGGTTAAAACCGAATTAAACGATCGAGTCTATCTAATTCAGTTAATCAATCAGTTAACTAATCTAGTTCATTCGGAGATCAGTTAAAAGTTTTTTGAATTTCGGTTAACGATTAATTCAGTTCGAAATCGGGTAATTAAtcgaacttaataaataatattatatattatatattatatgtactAGGCTATTActaatttggttaatttggtcaaatgaacattatcaatttatttgttttatatgttttatacttgttttaacaaaattaaataaaatatataaattccggttcgattaaattttttttttaaaaatttcgatttgattaacggttaaaaaattaaaaaattcgatTAACCATTTAAACACTCCCACCACCCTATATTTTTTTGTTCTATATACAAAATCATTAACCATTCATTCAATTTGTATATAAACAAATgtgttaaaaattaaatgtaataGTTAAACCATTAAATACCCGTTTATTTACAAGTGTCAAACTAGAGAGAAAGAAGGAGAAAGTTAGGTGAATGAGAGTATAGATATATGATTTATTAAGATGTTACATTAAAATGGCATATTGAAAATATTTCTTGCAAAATAAGATGATAGCTTAATTGCTTTACCCACTTTTAGAGTAAGCTTTAAAACTATCAAATTATTTGGAAGTCAAAATCCCATAGTTGATATTGAAAGCAAAGTAAGAAACCTCACTTTGAAAAAGAAAGTTGGGTTTGGAATAGTCAACTTCTTTCATCATATCAACTACTATACCTTCAATTTAATCAAACAACTCAACCAACATTCCTTTGTTTTAAAACATACATCATCAACATTTTACTTTTGCATAACAAAGTTTACTTTTAAATAACATGCCTCTTACTCTTTTCTCAAACTATTCTTTATATGTACACACATTAAAGTGTAATGGAGTAACAACTTTAGTTAcaagtaagaaaataaaaaagatttagaTGAAGTGTGGAAAACCTTTTTTTAAGTTTGTTTCTAGAATACAATAAATTATAAACAACAAATGTGATACAACAGTGGTATTAGGCATGTGTATCAAGAATGCAGTAGGATGGCTAATTGCTTAGCAAAAGCTGATTATTGGTTTTTACTCTTGGTCTCAACCTCTTGATTTTGCTTTGAATGTGTTGTATGAAAATGTTACTAATTTATCTTTTCCTAGATTGATTGCCATGTAATAACTTTTACCCTCCTtaatcataaaaagaaaaaagtaacgAAAATTGCATTATTGAATTGCATTATGTAGATATTCATCAAATTATGTGTCTCTTAGTCCATATCTTAGGttacaaattatattttttttcataacaaCTTTCTATTTCGAAATCGTtatgcaaaaaaataaataaattactttttataataataataataaaagaattccaAAGAATtggttatttaaattatttatactaGCAACCATTAATATGATATCTAAGATATTATATTATTGTGGGCGCAAAATATGTTGTAGtttaagaataaaagaaaagattatgAGGTTTAAATTGATATAGAAATAGATTATTCTGTTTAAaggtaattaaaaaatgaaacaGTAAAGATAAAATAAGAGaattggttttccaaattttggaTTCATTGATAGCTAATAACATTTTGACAATTTCTTCCACTACGTATTGTGGTATTAGTACAACTACTACTATTAATCATCTTGTATTACACTTAAGCAGTGGAGGAACATGTCACTCACTCAACCATCAATTtgtttaatctttaaattttcgTTGTTTATCAAATCACTCTATAATACATGTCAATATCATGTCAATATATAAgagttatttttaaaaattattaaaaaatataaaaatatttttattatttttaagttttaaaaaaattaattaaattacgaGCCACCACATCTATATTTTCCCAAGTATAATGGGATAAAATCAGTGGAAGTCTTATAAAAGATAATAGATAGCTTTACCTTAAAAGTACCCCCCCCAAACCAAAAAGAATCAAACCCAATCACCACCTACAATTCTCTATGTTACAATGAAGGCATGTTTGTATTATACGTGAATGATTGATTGATGAGAATTCAATCAGCCAAGGGAAAAACTCCTATGATTTAATCCAAAACtgctcttttatttatttttttcatctctAATATCATGAATCATCTCTGAAATTCGTTTGGCAAGTTGGATATCTGGTATCCCATCCTTTGGGATAACATGGTTCCAAGACATATCCACGGTTACCACCATTGAAGTTGTCAGCAGGGACATGGGTTTCTTGTGAAGCACCCCCTGTATCAGATGATGTGCATGAGTCATCTTGGACTTCTCTTTCTCCTCGGGAGACATCGTTCAAGGTGTTCCCATGCACCTGATCCATGAGATCAGAACCACAGTTTCTAAACAACTTTCCACCATATGTTTCTGAATCTTTGATAGCAAAATCTGAACTTTGGTTATCACAAATTTCGTCTGCAATATCCTCATCAAGAACACACAAGCCGTTTTCCTTGCTATGATGATGAGCAAAATCCTCGTCACATACAGGTGATTCAACAACAGAGTCCTCATCTTCATCTGAGAACTCAGCTTCGTTGTTGCCAGAATCATCGGTCCCTTGCCACTCATCGTTATCACTATCGATACTCATTGATTCACATCTATTCTGCTCAGATCTCTTCCACAGCATAAACACATTGAAATAATAGCTGACAATATCTGCTTTGGTTCGATGAGGGAAGACAGAAGCAAGGCTGCCCCAGAAATTCCTCCCCAAGGATGCTGGATTATAGAATACAACTTTATGGAATAGCTGTTCCTCATGCTCACTCCATTTCTCTGCCACTACCTCACCCATGTCATAAAAACCAAGCTCCATAAATCTCTCGTGCCCAAGGGATTTTCGTAGTTCCTCTCTTGCTTCCAAAATGTGCTGTCTGACACACCTAACAGAATCCTTGTCCTCACAACTACAATTAGTTCTTCCATGTCCAACTTTTTCATCATAAGCAGAAGACTCTAAGGCAGGAATTGGTATTATGCAAGTTCCAACCATTTCTCTCTCATATCTGCTAGCGGTTTCAGATACCTCCTCACAATTAGAAGCATTCCTAGTGACCTGTGAGTCCCATTCAGGAATATCTGCTTGGTAATTAGGACCAACAAGAACTGGTTTCCTTGGAGGGTATTGCAAAAGTATAGAATAGATGTCTTCCAAACGAGCTACTGTCCTTACTGGACGTTCAGGGTTAAAACATTCTGCAAATGAAGGCACGTGAAGTGGTTCATCCGGCCACAAGTCTTCTTCATGAGTGCTAGAGGTGCCCAGGGAAGATATGGCAATGCAGCCAGGAATATTGGCTTCTAAATCCTCAGGATTTCCTTGGTGTTCAGTATCAATGGCATTTGCAAGCTTTTCATCGCACTTGGTGTTAACATTTGGGAATCTGCCCTCACCTTTACCCATTAGACATTATAATGCAGTAAGAAATAATTGAGAAGAGGGGGACAACAAATCGACATATTCGCTACTGAATCATCTGATAGTTTGTTGCTATTCAAAAAATCAGTGTTCTCAAATGGTAAAAACGCAGAACACATGAAAATGGACTCAAGAGTGACTCAGACAGTGAACTTTGATCCAGGCACAAGAAATAAGCACctgaaaataactaaaatacaaAGGGCTATGACTAAAGATTGAATAATCACCTGATTTTAGGTGCTAAAAAGGATTCATTCAAGACGGTGGATCAGGATTCATAACATAGATACATGTTTAATATTGGTCCCAATTACTATTTATATCATCAGTTACAATATAGATACAATGCCAAAAATAAGTGTCACGTTAACATGCCCACATAGCAGCCTACATGAACCATGTGTAGTTTATTACACGCTAGAAATTCTGTACCTGAAGCATTAGAAAACGGGGCAGCGTCTTCAGGAAAAAGGGGTTCAGAAGATAAAACCCATTGATTACTATGTTCTGCTTGTCTTGGTTGCTTGCATGAAACCTCAAATACATCCTCGATAAAAGGCCGCTTATGTACCATGTTGAACTGCACCACAAAGTCGAATCGATCAAATAAAGCAAAAGAGTTGTTGATAGAATTACTCAACTGTAACTCGAATCAGGAAGTAACAACATCAAAGACATTGAACGATGACAAAAATGACAACAGCCACAAGAACAAGTCAACAAAATAAGCTATATAATAAAGGGAACTGAGCAATAAATGCAAATATCAGATTATGCTCATTAAAATAAGCTACTCTACAATGACAACAAAATGCACTAGGATAAATCCCTGCATCCTCGAAGTCAAATCCCAATAACTTACTTAAGACATAAATAAATGAGGACTCAAACCACATTAGAATTGGATACAGTAAACGAATGTCATGATTAACTATCAAATGATATATAGCAGGCATCCAACGATGACATTTCACACATGGAAAAACAAACACTAAGCTAAAATGGCCATAATTTATTTACTGTTGTATTGTAGATGACAGAACACTAAAGATTACGAAGTTCATTAAAAAGCTCACATGTTCATGTATCAATTCATGGAAAAAGTGAAGAAAAAAAGGTCGTTATTgttataattcatttattaatattattatttattatcatgtGAGAGGTGTGTCAATCTGGGTATCATGTCCTGGTACTGACTTGGCTTATTAAAAGAATTaccattttctaaaaaattttaaatttacaaataatattttttatttggaaattaaacgaaaaagttttattttaatacctCAGAAATATGTCCTTCCTTCAAATGATCGGTCGGGTAACAATTTGGAAATTATGTGTTAATTAGCGAACAATAAAGGGATTAAGATCATGATATCAGATGCGAATTAACTTTCCCTGAGTCAATTAAACGAAAAACAACAAAAGCCCCAATTCCCAATAGAACCTAACCCTAGATCTAGAAATTGTTAAGGAAATCTATAAATTTGAGGCTGATTCACAGACGAAACATCAATTCCCAACAAATTCAACCCAAAAGGTTAACAGATCTATAGATCAAACAACCTTTTAATGAACCGAAACCTAGAAATCGATTAacctcaaaattttgtttttgaaaactaATTTTAATCAAACCGGAATCCAGATCCAGAAAGCTCCAACCCCAGAAAAGACATAATCGAAATATACAGATCGATAAGGaaaaattaaccttattaacGGATCTTAGAAacgagaagaaaaataaaataaaatcggaTAGGTCGGCAGAGAATGAAGAAATTTAATGGAAATCCTAAgttgattttataattaaaaagagATATCAAATCAATTGAGAAACGATGGAGATCGAAATTGGGGATTTTGTTAATGAcaaaaaaagggtaaaaagaTATTGTTACCTTGTTTTTCCGTAACAGATCAGATATGTCGGAAAATTGAAATAGCCAAAAAAAGGACACGTATCTGGTGATAATTACGGGGAGGGCCACTCGAGCTAATGGAATAGAAAAAGGGCGTATATGTAGGATCCCCCTTTGTCTATTATGGGGTTCATACTTTATAAGCGTTTGGCGAATCGCAATTTGATCGGTTAGCTTATGCAAAACTAACACGTGGCATTTTTGGTGGGTGaggtggaaaattttattttctcttcttatTTCTTGGTTTTTATTATAAGGATAGTTCTAGAATTTatggaaataaataatattaagaatTGATTAAATTCTAATTAGATTATTTTAAGCAtcttagaattttaaaattttagtaaatagtatttattaaattcattaagttctaCTACTTTTAAAATTTGACGTAAAAAAACATATGATGATAATGTAATGTCATATCAGTTTATTATCTTCAcctattattctaaaaaaatcaattaacagATTTAATTGTTgtcagaattaaaattttaaaatttggagaatatagattaaatctataactttacgcataatataatactaatagtaaaataaaactcCAAAAGGATTTAACTACTATCATTTGGCCGAGACTAAAgttccaaattttgaaaattactaGAGCTAAATTTGCCCAATTCAaagaatatataaactaaaatgatcaaattaagtacAAGACTACtggaaaaatatttataaaataaaaaatatgttataaaagcttattaaattaaatttattgtttaaaaatatgattataaatttaaaagaaatattttagtaAACAATTTAACAAGGGAGAGAAATTTTACCTAAACTTTCCCAAATCCAACcctaaaattttcaatgaaaaaatCAACCCAACCCATCCCtgaattcgatttttttttaatcCTATAAagttagacctgtccatgggccgggccgggccaggctcgGGAAAAAATTTGGCCCGACTCTTAGGCCCGGGCCTGGCCTGGCctgaaaaataggcctaaaattttgcccaggctCGACCCGAGAAAAAATAATAAGcccaagcccggcccggcccggcccggtttttaataaacacaaaaatattttaaaaataaaaaaataaaaatatttttaaagtattttaaattaaaaaataaaaataaaaaatatatatttattatattcgggccgggcccgggccaaaaaagttgagcctgagcccggcccattttttaaacgggccttgttttttgcctaagcccatatttcgggcttatttttttatccaaaccttCCTATATTTCGGGTGGGCCGTCGGGCCGGGTcaggccgcccggcccatggacaagtCTACTATAAAGTTAAAGCAAGCTTGAAATTAGTCAATTTCAAATACACCTATTTTAAGTCATAAGTCAAGAAACAAGCAGCACAATGGAGgttaagagaaataaaataaaataaaatagagagaagagaatgaaaacaTGACATACAGACCAAAGAGATAACTAATTTAACACTACCTCCTGAAACCTTTCTCTTTCAAACAAAAACTAATTTCTAGCCATagaaaattatttactttaatttttcaaGGGGCAACCGCAATCCTTCCAGCAACCTGATCAAGATCCCGTTGGCCGTTTGATGTGATTTTCCGACCACTGATACACAGGGATATGATTTTAGTTTATATGACATATGAAAGAATGTTGATTATATGCAAATATAAACAAAACAGGATGATCATTGATATAAATAAGCTTTTCCTATGTTACTCAGACCCGGGTGTGGCAGTTGCGGAATGTCTCATAGATGAGTACATCAAATTATTTGGAGAGATTTGAAAAGGCTATATCCCATGTCCATGTCCAAATATGTGTTGGATACAGGTAGttgaagaaaaatggaaaatggaAGCAACATAGAGGTGTTCTCCATACTAGTATCTGCTATACAGTAACTAAATCTTTTGAAAATATACATTTTATGATCTGAAGAGATTAATGAAAGGAAAATCTTGCCTGgttaaataaaatatcaatagTCAAATTTTTAAGAGCTAGTTCTGCTATAATCCTAAAGGTCATAAATTCGATTTTCAAAGATTTTCTAGCAACAGTCCTGAGAACATCACAAGTCACAAGGCATTTTCATGCACACATGCTTCGATGCAATAATGTCTCTTACACTAAAGTAGACAAGATAATTGCAGCATCCCAGCCTAGTAAACAGATTACAGTCAAAAGGATGTCTTTACCAATCCTTGCACTATTAATAGCATGAAGAATCAATCAGCTTGATACATTCAGAGGACTTGAGCTAATAGCAATGACAAACCCTAAACCCAAGAATCATACACGAAAAATACTCACCCCTTGGTATCAAGATCAATGATGTTCACGTTTTGCAATTGCTGGAAAATATGACGAGCAATAGAG includes:
- the LOC107949796 gene encoding uncharacterized protein isoform X1; the encoded protein is MVHKRPFIEDVFEVSCKQPRQAEHSNQWVLSSEPLFPEDAAPFSNASGEGRFPNVNTKCDEKLANAIDTEHQGNPEDLEANIPGCIAISSLGTSSTHEEDLWPDEPLHVPSFAECFNPERPVRTVARLEDIYSILLQYPPRKPVLVGPNYQADIPEWDSQVTRNASNCEEVSETASRYEREMVGTCIIPIPALESSAYDEKVGHGRTNCSCEDKDSVRCVRQHILEAREELRKSLGHERFMELGFYDMGEVVAEKWSEHEEQLFHKVVFYNPASLGRNFWGSLASVFPHRTKADIVSYYFNVFMLWKRSEQNRCESMSIDSDNDEWQGTDDSGNNEAEFSDEDEDSVVESPVCDEDFAHHHSKENGLCVLDEDIADEICDNQSSDFAIKDSETYGGKLFRNCGSDLMDQVHGNTLNDVSRGEREVQDDSCTSSDTGGASQETHVPADNFNGGNRGYVLEPCYPKGWDTRYPTCQTNFRDDS
- the LOC107949796 gene encoding uncharacterized protein isoform X2; its protein translation is MGKGEGRFPNVNTKCDEKLANAIDTEHQGNPEDLEANIPGCIAISSLGTSSTHEEDLWPDEPLHVPSFAECFNPERPVRTVARLEDIYSILLQYPPRKPVLVGPNYQADIPEWDSQVTRNASNCEEVSETASRYEREMVGTCIIPIPALESSAYDEKVGHGRTNCSCEDKDSVRCVRQHILEAREELRKSLGHERFMELGFYDMGEVVAEKWSEHEEQLFHKVVFYNPASLGRNFWGSLASVFPHRTKADIVSYYFNVFMLWKRSEQNRCESMSIDSDNDEWQGTDDSGNNEAEFSDEDEDSVVESPVCDEDFAHHHSKENGLCVLDEDIADEICDNQSSDFAIKDSETYGGKLFRNCGSDLMDQVHGNTLNDVSRGEREVQDDSCTSSDTGGASQETHVPADNFNGGNRGYVLEPCYPKGWDTRYPTCQTNFRDDS